A genome region from Triticum aestivum cultivar Chinese Spring chromosome 2B, IWGSC CS RefSeq v2.1, whole genome shotgun sequence includes the following:
- the LOC123047533 gene encoding thioredoxin-like 4, chloroplastic: protein MIGSFLPLPTTSGRSLPPRATTTTTLPFPRSPLRLRRRRQIRVSVSSSSSSESNEEGAGSTNGSLPGLAPVNGEEEEEEEDESCPVECVTEFKTDEELGRFLERSRATGALVVVDFFRPSCGSCKYIEQGFMKLCKGSGDHGSPVIFLKHNVIDEYDEQSEVAERLRIKVVPLFHFYKAGVLVESFATRDKDRITAAIAKYTSPDEQEPETQPEE, encoded by the exons ATGATCGgctccttcctccccctccccaCCACCTCCGGCCGCTCCCTTCCGccccgcgccaccaccaccaccaccctcccCTTCCCAAGATCCCCACtgcgtctccgccgccgccgccagatccgcgtctccgtgtcgtcgtcgtcgtcgtcggagagCAACGAGGAGGGCGCGGGGAGCACCAACGGGTCCCTGCCGGGGCTTGCCCCCGTgaacggcgaggaggaggaggaggaggaggacgagtcgTGCCCGGTGGAGTGCGTGACGGAGTTCAAGACGGACGAGGAGCTGGGGCGGTTCCTGGAGCGGTCGCGGGCGACGGGCGCGCTGGTGGTGGTGGACTTCTTCCGGCCCTCCTGCGGCAGCTGCAAGTACATCGAGCAGGGCTTCATGAAGCTCTGCAAGGGCTCCGGCGACCACGGCTCCCCCGTCATCTTCCTCAAGCACAAC GTGATTGATGAGTACGACGAGCAGTCGGAGGTGGCGGAGCGGCTGCGCATCAAGGTGGTGCCGCTCTTCCATTTCTACAAGGCCGGGGTCCTGGTCGAGTCCTTCGCCACCCGGGACAAGGACAGGATCACCGCCGCCATTGCCAAGTACACCTCACCTGATGA GCAGGAGCCGGAGACGCAGCCGGAGGAGTAA
- the LOC123047534 gene encoding uncharacterized protein: MAARALGLAGRALLRPLSSPGAQRLLSSDKGPLEGLVNAGDPMSRLIMQARNQTGGGFSPQFAENGFTAGGFRMGGNGFTAGGGRMAGNGFTAGDGRMGVNGFTAGDSRMGGIGFTAGGARMGGNGFTAGGGRSGRFNMEMLRPAGAPRVKRDVLHVTLKGKKTFVTVTDVKGNRKAGASAGCLEDRKGRSRLARYAGEATGEHMGRVASKIGLKSVVVKVKGYSFFRKKKKVIMGFADGFRGERVRTPSPIMYVHDVTQLAHNGCRLPKKVRK, encoded by the exons ATGGCGGCGAGGGCGCTTGGGCTCGCCGGCCGAGCGCTCCTGCGGCCGCTCTCCTCGCCGGGCGCGCAGCGGCTGCTGTCCAGTGACAAG GGCCCACTGGAGGGCCTCGTGAACGCCGGTGATCCGATGAGCCGCCTCATCATGCAAGCACGGAACCAGACTGGCGGCGGTTTTTCCCCTCAATTCGCTGAGAACGGGTTCACAGCAGGTGGTTTCAGGATGGGTGGTAATGGATTTACAGCCGGTGGTGGCAGGATGGCTGGAAACGGATTCACAGCCGGTGATGGCAGGATGGGTGTAAACGGATTCACAGCCGGTGATAGCAGGATGGGCGGAATTGGATTCACAGCCGGTGGTGCCAGGATGGGTGGAAACGGATTCACAGCCGGTGGTGGCAGGTCGGGCCGGTTTAACATGGAAATGCTGCGGCCAGCAGGGGCTCCGCGAGTGAAGAGGGACGTTCTCCACGTCACGCTCAAGGGGAAGAAGACCTTTGTGACAGTGACGGACGTCAAGGGGAACAGGAAGGCTGGGGCTTCCGCTGGCTGCTTGGAGGATCGAAAGGGGCGGTCTCGTCTTGCTCGGTATGCCGGTGAAGCAACAGGGGAGCACATGGGGCGAGTCGCCAGCAAGATTGGCCTCAAGTCGGTCGTCGTGAAGGTGAAAGGATACTCCTTtttcaggaagaagaagaaggtgatcATGGGCTTTGCGGATGGTTTCCGGGGCGAAAGAGTGAGGACCCCGTCTCCTATCATGTACGTCCACGACGTGACCCAGCTCGCGCATAATGGATGCCGGCTGCCCAAAAAGGTAAGGAAGTAA
- the LOC123047535 gene encoding uncharacterized protein — translation MEKQSSQELSIENKSAGFSRVEKPKVAEIQLQLLPYDVLRDILSRLSIKDVVRMSTLSGEWRQQRICHPDLVFTKDTFGISTDPDPDFTKTINAIIRDTDAKRASWTAEFIFNVESVLRPLWSTSTTTTTTLDKFAVEFGLRRKHKYYIDRWVSFSIASRAKHIAFDFTFDVDCAGPGCDQYKDVFPLCKLSGPSGSCVTSLVLGYVWLKLPPSFCGITNLRKLTLKTVFISEGDLQCLLLSCALLEHINIEWCSPLSSLRIGQELCRLQYLRVRRSELEMLELHAPNLTKFEFDEDLAQIVLSDCLRLSEATFVSNMRTQEFNDYDFDDLAFTFTELALPHVQKLFLLLNLDQVLRFSENQNSFINLRHLNMNLEIGWDPYDDSWAIGFVHLLQLSPLLEELELHVGRDRFCPPTMRMVTAAQGPLHHHLKSVHMSGFCDVLGLAELALYILGNATVLQRMVVDPVAYAETLHTDDIYSVSKAGSIEGDHYHADQNRMFAEQILGSEEFRHIVTIL, via the exons ATGGAGAAACAGAGCAGCCAAGAACTTTCGATCGAAAATAAGAGCGCTGGTTTCAGTAGGGTGGAGAAACCTAAGGTGGCAGAGATTCAGCTTCAACTTCTACCCTAT GACGTTTTGCGCGACATACTGTCACGGTTGTCAATCAAGGATGTCGTGAGGATGAGCACGCTTTCTGGTGAATGGAGACAGCAGCGGATATGCCACCCAGATCTGGTCTTCACCAAAGACACCTTTGGCATCAGTACTGACCCAGATCCGGACTTCACCAAAACCATTAATGCCATCATTAGAGACACGGATGCTAAACGAGCATCCTGGACTGCTGAATTCATCTTCAATGTGGAGAGTGTATTGCGCCCACTGTGGTCTACTTCTACTACAACTACGACTACGCTGGACAAGTTTGCTGTTGAATTTGGTCTCCGCAGAAAGCATAAGTATTACATTGATAGATGGGTTAGCTTTTCCATTGCGTCAAGGGCCAAGCACATTGCTTTCGATTTCACATTTGATGTCGATTGCGCTGGCCCTGGATGTGACCAGTACAAGGATGTTTTCCCGCTGTGCAAGCTCAGTGGCCCAAGCGGCTCTTGTGTCACATCTCTTGTTCTGGGCTATGTATGGTTAAAGCTGCCCCCCAGTTTCTGCGGTATCACAAACCTTAGGAAACTTACACTAAAAACGGTGTTCATCAGTGAAGGTGATCTCCAGTGCCTGTTGCTAAGTTGTGCTCTTCTCGAGCATATAAACATAGAGTGGTGCTCCCCCTTGTCAAGTTTACGCATAGGGCAGGAACTGTGCAGGTTGCAGTACCTGCGTGTGCGCCGTTCTGAACTGGAAATGTTAGAGTTGCATGCTCCAAATCTTACCAAATTTGAGTTCGACGAAGATCTCGCACAAATTGTGCTCAGTGATTGCTTGAGGTTGTCGGAGGCAACCTTTGTATCAAACATGAGGACTCAAGAGTTCAATGATTATGATTTCGATGACTTGGCCTTCACCTTCACCGAGCTTGCTCTTCCTCATGTGCAAAAACTATTTCTACTTTTGAATTTGGATCAG GTGCTAAGATTCAGTGAAAACCAGAATAGCTTCATCAATTTGAGGCATCTGAACATGAACCTTGAGATCGGGTGGGATCCATATGATGATAGTTGGGCAATAGGGTTTGTTCATCTTTTGCAATTATCACCTCTCTTAGAAGAATTAGAACTGCAT GTTGGTCGTGATAGATTTTGCCCTCCTACTATGAGGATGGTGACAGCTGCgcaagggcctctgcatcatcACCTCAAGAGTGTCCACATGTCTGGATTTTGTGATGTATTGGGGCTAGCTGAGCTGGCGCTCTACATCCTTGGGAATGCTACTGTACTTCAACGTATGGTGGTAGATCCAGTGGCGTATGCCGAGACTCTTCACACTGATGATATCTATTCAGTCAGCAAGGCTGGTAGTATCGAGGGGGACCATTACCATGCCGATCAGAATAGGATGTTTGCAGAGCAAATCCTTGGCAGCGAGGAGTTCCGTCATATCGTCACCATTTTGTGA